A region of the Pseudorca crassidens isolate mPseCra1 chromosome 9, mPseCra1.hap1, whole genome shotgun sequence genome:
ACTACTATGCTGCACTACACTGCATGTCATAATCTGTTCAaaacagtgataaaaagaaaatcttaaaagcagccagagaaaaatggcACAAATGCACAGAGGAACAAAGGAAGGATGATGACAGATTTCCTGTCAGAAATGATGCAAGAAAGAAGACACTGAATcaacatctttaaagtaatgaaagaaaaaaaatcactgttaacCTAGAATCCTGTATCTTTCAAAAAGGAAGGCTACTACatggttattatttttgtttaaatggtCAATTATCTTTTagagagatttaaataataagaattgTCTATTATCATTTCCAGTGTTCTTTTACTTGCTCTTACAGTTCTTTCTGCCCCAGCTCTCAGCCCAAATACCTCTTCCTCCATAAGCCTTCCCAAAGGCCTCCCCACCACCCAAATCCCTCTACATCCTATTACTCAGTTTCCTTTGCTACGCGTCTTATCCAcatctgaaattatcttgttCTCTGATCCCTTGTTTACCTCGCCTGACTTTTTCACTGCAGATGTCCCAgtgcctagagcagtgcctggcacagagctagtgttcaataattgtttaaaaagaaaaaggggggggCCAGAGAAAAAGTCAGCCAGTCCACCTAGAGGCTGAAAATCCTCCCCTCTCAGCCCTCCCTGGTTCCCTCACCCATCCATCGCCTCCTCAatcttcttcttcctcagttcAATGAGTTCAGGGGTCTCCATTCCAGCTGGCACTGATGAGAACCCTCCAGGAGTGATGAGGCCACTGTGAAGAGAGGAACAAGCTCTGGAGTAAAGACAAGGCCCCCAAAGACAGACATACCACTTCAGAGAGGCAGACTCTCTGCTTCCCCCACCTGTCTGCAGGGGTAATGAAGCCCGTCTCATCTGGCTTATCTTCatcactttcttcctcttcctcttcttctgaaGACTCTTCATCAGATGGCTCCAGCTCCCCCCAAGGGGTCCGATCAATCTCTTCTTCCTCAGTCTTGGTCTGAAAGatatcactcattcattcaacaaatgtttactataTACCTATTATGTGTCAAGCGGTTGTAAACAGAGGAATATGAGAGTAAACAAATAGACAATAATCACCACCGACAAAGAGCTCATATGCTAGTGGGGAGCTTGCATTACATCTCAGGAAAACATATGTCCCTTTTTCAGACTTTGAAACTTCAGAACTTCAGCTCTCTGCTAATGAAGCTATAAACCAACTATCTCTGAACTTCATAACCTTAACTAAGACCAAGCTTGCCAGCCGTGGCCCATACCTGAAATTCAGCAGCATTGGTTCCAAACACATCCCCATAGAGGGGTTTCCCGGTCTCATCTACTGGGGGTTTGCCCCAGCCACCAGCATGGTACCCAAAGGAACAGCTCTGCAAGACAGGAAAAGCAAGTCAGTTCCACTCCTATGCTCCAAAAGAAACACTGAAGCCCTAAAGAAAAGTCATGCTCCAAAGTACAGAACTAACACCTGGGAACTCTGGAGATTATGATTTCAGAGAAGAATTAAATCTTATAAAGCATTACAAAGCGAAAGTAGTAAACAATAAAAATCTGGAGGTAATAGGATGGGGAGATGGGAGCAGAAAGCATGCTAATAATTTCAGCCTTTGTGGCAGAGTCCATGCTATCTGAAACTGaaacatacactttaaaaaacattactCCAACTTCTTACTGATTTTTCCTAACTTTGGTAAGCTTTTAGAATCTATTACTCTTAAGGGACAGAAATTTTTATCTGAAGTTTAACAAttacttctttttcactttaataaatctttccttaaaaaaattttaaaaataaaaataagttcaatgccattcctgagataaaattatatctgtctatctctctGATAACATCAGAGAGATTATCTGGAAACACATTCACCAGATAttaaatttggttatttctgAGTGGTGAAATGTGGGTGATGTGTTTTCATCTTTGTACTTGTCAATTCTGATTGACCACTTTATGACAAGCAtctcagattcttttttaaaacaaaaaccattactcctttaaaaaaaagaaaaaaaaggacacatggtagaatgagaaaagggaaaagaaaatcatcCTCTAGTTAAAAAGtagagccagggcttccctggtggcgcagtggttgagagtccgcctgccgatgcaggggacacgggttcgtgccccagtccgggaagatcccacatgccgcggagcggctgggcccgtgagccatggccgctgagcctgcacgtccggagcctgtgctccgcaacgggagaggcctgcataccgcaaaaaaaaaaaaaaaatgtagagccagctaagaatgaaagaaaggacaGTACTCACCTCGGGGATAGGCGAGTTCAGCCCAGGGATTTTCAGGTTGGGGTACGACGGGGGTGGTCCATATCGCTGCATGGCAATCAGCCACGGGGGAGGGACCTTGTGGGCATTCTGCAGGAAAAAGAGGACAGGATACCATCTGCCCAACCCTATCCCCTTGTCTCTCTCCTGCCCCAATTCCCAACCCCTTCTCTACTTTCCCAGTCAGATAACTGGCACTCACTGGTCCTACTGGCATCCCCAAGGAAATCCTCAGCTCATCAGACAGATCTCCTGGCTTCTTCTCCTTCAGTCGTGTCTCAAACTCCTTCCCCTGAGGAAAAAGCCAAGCATGCTGTATTGTGGACACCAGACACACGCTGGGAGGTCAATTGCAAGAGGACGTGAGAACAAAGACGAGATGTCCCAATCCACATCAGACACACAGTCCCACTGAGGGCTACCCAGTTCCCACTCTGATTCTCATCACTTCTTTCCCTGGCTAGAGTAGGGAAAGGAATAAAGGCCAGGAAGTAGGGAGAAAGGCAAGACTCCCAGTGCAGTCACTAACCCACTATGAGAACGTGGCCAAATCTAAGGACAGGCTTTCTCATCTGCTAAATGAGGACGTTCGAGAAGATGATCTCCAAGGTCCTTCCACTTCAAAAACTGCACGGTGATTATTTCaagcatcagaaaaaaaatacttttctcctACCCTCAATACTAAACGTTTCCTAAAAGCATCTGCCCTTGGCCCCTCTGTTCCTGAACCACCCACAATAAACAATGATCACCTCAAAGACATAGTctacatttctctttcagaaaactACCTCATTCCAAACTctaaggctgaggggaggggcccCATACCCGCTTCCAGCTTCCAAACCCCTTTTGACCAAGAGTTACACAGCCATGCCCAAAGGCCCAGCCttgcctccccgccccctcccggaCCTCGTAGTACAGGTCCCCGTGGATGGTCAGCTTTGGCTTGGTCTGCCACTTGAAGAAGGCGTCATGCAGTTTCTGGTAGTCAATGTCGATCTTCCCCATCTTGGGCCGAACCTTCTCGCGCATCTTTGACTTCATGGTTTTCTGTTCTTCCTGTGGGGCATGGCAGAAGACACACCATAAAAGGTATTCACCAAGTTCAACTCTTGGTAGGTCTAAATTCCCACTCCcaaaagagacagagggagaccTCATTTGGCTCATTCCAAAAGTCACCAAAATCCTTCCTGCTCAAGCCCCTCAAAATTACATGATCCACGCTGAACAAAATAGATGTAACATATGCAATCAGCCTCAGCTATCTAggtcaaatattttttaagccaTCTGATCAAGAGACTGAGCTCATCAGTTGCCTCTGCAGAGAGCTAGGTGACTAGAATCTAACTGGGAGACAGTTTTCACCATGTGCTTTGGTACCTCCTTAATTTCTGCACTACACGCAACTATTACCTAATGAgagtatttaattaaaaattttaaattcaagaaGTTACACAACCACCATACATTTCTAGCCACAAGTGCATCAGGTTCACACAGGGGGCAGAGAACTACAGACACAGCAACCTGCAGAGGGAGGAGTCACCGTGTGCAAATGAGAGAGTTGGCAAAGTGCAGGCAGGGGGACAAGGAGACAAAGGGGCAAACCGAACCGCACAGAACCGGAAGTCTCAGCGGGGGCAAGAGAGCGAGCTCTGAGCATACAGGTGAGGTCTGCCTTTTGTGAGATGtccttcccctcctgccctccctgccaTGTGTGACATGCAGTGCTGACTtctaaactgaagaataaataatCAGACAATTAATGTGTAGGTGGGTTTTCGGAGCCAGCTGCAATTTTGAAGCCGGTTGCTGCTAAGGACGTGGATCCCCCAGGGCAGATCTGAACCCCAGCCAGGCCCTCACCTTCTCCTGCAGGGCCTCCCGCATCTCCTGGATGCCTGTGCGTTTGATGAAGTCGGGTAGCTCGAAGGGGGGCTTCTCAATGCCTCGTTTGCCCTGCAGGTACTTGCGCTTAAAACACCAGTGGCGAGGCACGGGCACAGAATTCCGAGTGGCCTTGAGGTGAACCAAGAGCTTGGGGTCCTGCGCAGTCACGTCATGCATCTCCACAACGTCGGGCCGAGCCACAAGCTGGAAAACACAGCAGCATCCCTCTGGAAAGCCTGAACTTCTCAGATCTaaagcttgcttgcttgctctTCCTCAAAGGGCCCCTCCCGGGCCTCCTTCAaagccctcctccccaccccgagAGCAAACCCCCTGAGAGGTTCCGGGAGCTCCTCGTGTGCTCTCCCAGCTGGGCTCCAGGCCCTGATGGAGCGTCTCAGCTCTCACCTGCTTGAGTTCAGCCACAGTGAAGCGATTCATTCGGCGCAGCTTCTTCTTGGACAGCTTGGGGGCTTCTGGCTTCTTTTCCTAGAAcaggacattttttctttttcttggcctcactgcacggcttgcgggatcttacttccccaacctgggattgaacccgtgccccctgcagtggaagtgtggagtcctaaccactggaccaccagggaagtcccagaactatCATCTCTTGTGAGCAGGATTCTTAGGTGTGAATCAGACCGCCCAGCTTACCCTGAAACTAAAGCCACCAAAGGACTTCTCCCCTGCAAGAGTTCCCCATGGCCCCTCGCTGAATGCACCTCAGCTACTCGTCCCCAGAGTCCTTGTTTCCCCAACAGGAGAGCGTGGGCTTCACCTGCTCGTCATCACTGCTATCATCATCGCTGTCCTTGTGCTCCTCCTCAAAGCCCTTCTTCTTGGGGGCCGCGGAGTTCTCCAGTTTGTCAAGTTTCTCtggctccttctccttctccttcttcacgTCATCAGTGAGCTGAGGAGGCAGACAGCATGGaaaccccagccctgggcccctcCCCGGTTCCTGAACCTGGCACTGAAGAGGTGCCCTCCTCCCCTCGTcctgccccatccctgcccctaCTCTGCTAGCTCCGCCCCTTCCGAGGGCGCTCCTCCTTGTACCTTGAAAGCCTCAAAAATCCTCTTGAAGAAGATGAAGTTGGGCTCATAAATTTCAGGCTCTTCAGTCACGTACTCAATTTCCACATCAGCCGCTGGGGAGTCAGAGCCACGGGAGCGGCTTGACTCTTTGTCTCGGTCCCCAGAGCTCTCAGATGATGCCCCCCGCACCCGCTGgggctttttcttcttctttcggTTCCGACGCTTCCGGTTTTTCTGCCAAAACATGGAAAACCAACTGGGTCAGGGAATCCAAGCACCATGCTTGCCTCCCAACCGCCAATCTCACCCAATTTCCCCAAGTGACTGAGAAAAGAGGCCTTGAAGTCAGACCACAAAGTTCTACCCCTCCCAAGCTGTGTGCCTCTGAGTACATTACTGCATCTCTCAGAACCTCAGTTATTTCAGCTCTAAAATGGAGGCAGGCATCACACTCAGAACTCAAAGGATTTAGCCAATTGAATAAAAAATACCTGTAAGACGCTTTGGACAAAGAACTGGCAAGAGACAGCAGCTACTGCTTATTGGACACTTAGAATAGGGGTTATTTTAGGGCCCAAACCCTCTCTCTGACATCCCTTCCAGATCCAGCTCCATCCATACCTCTTTTTTAGATATGGACACTGTGTCCTCCTCAGTCTCTGACGCCGAGTGGCCCAGGGACGAGCGAGTATctgtctccatttcctcttcgtctgtaagggaggaaggaggccatCAGTCTCTTCACGGTAACCCCTCTTTACCAAGAGCCAGTTTCTCTCTAAAATCCTCctcgggggagggaggagggaagcaaACTTGGCTTCAGCTCTGCAGGCTCTGTCCCTGCAGCCCTTGGGACACGGTGACACACTCACCCTGCTGAGAGTTCATCTCTTCCTGGCGGCTCTCCTTTAGCTGCAGGATCTTTTCCAAAGCCTGGGGGATCTTGGGGCCCACAGAGGGGTCATCCATCTGCCAGAGACAACCCAGGCAGAGGGGGTGATCACAGTGCCCTTTTTCCTCCGACTCCTACCTCTTGTACTCGAAAGCCTGCTGGCCAGGTGTTGGGAACAGCAGATAGGGGACAACACCAACTGAATTCAACCATCCCTCAGCATCCCTCAAAGTGAAGCCCAGAACCCTACCCCAGAAACGTCTCCCAGACCCTACTTCCTGCCCTACCTAAGTATGTTTTAAGTAAATATGGCTCCCCGCACCCAACCCCACGCCCAGAAGTTCTCCCATCTTCTCTGGAATCCttctcaaaaaatctagaaacagtccCTTTCTAAAACACTCTCCTGTCCCTAGGAGGAAATCAGCAATCTCACCTCTCTGTTCTCATCTCCAGGAGGTGGTGGGGGACCACGAGGCCGAGGAACAGGGGCCCCCATAGGCAGGACAGTGGGAGTGGGACCCACTGGAGTAGCCACtgagaggagaaaaaacaaaatctcaagtaagaaaagacaaatcacacattttaaaaattaccttccttggggcttccctggcggctcagtggttgggaatccgcctgccaatgcaggggacatgggttcgagtcctggtccaggaagatcccacgtgccacagagcaagtaagcctgtgtgccactactgagcctgtgccctagagcccgcaaactacaactactaagcccacatgccacaactactgaagcccacatgcctagagcccatgctccacaacaaagagaagccaacgtaatgagaagcctgcgcaccgcaaagaagagtagcccccgctcgccgcaactagagaaagcccgtgcacagcaatgaaggcccaatgcagccaaaaataaaataactaaatttttttaaaaagaatgatttgaaaaaaaaaatcaaaacataaaaattacctTCCTTGCTTCAAAGTCAGGGTAATGGTTACCCTTGGGAGAGGGGGTGGCTAGAAGGGTGCAGGGCTTCTAGGGTGCTGGTAGTTTTGGTTCTTGGTCCAAGTGCTAGTTGTATGGATgtattcagtttgtgaaaattcactgaaCTGTACGCTTACAATATGTGCACCTTTTTATGTGATGTATACTTAAGTTAAAAATTGTCATCATCTTCCTTGCCCTTCCCTTCCATTTCCACGGTCTTACCTCGAGGACCCAGAGGAGTGCGAACACCAATTTGGCCCATGTCTTGTGGGGGCCGAGGGACTGGTGTGCCCATCTTGGCAATCTCCTGCTGCCGTTCCTGCTCCAGTAACACAGCTGCCTATGAGAGGGAAGTAGGAGTTGGAGACACCGCTTTGGAAATCCATTGGGCAGGCAGCACCTGGCAAATGCAGCCTTTCAGCCAGGTAACTGGCCCAAGGAGAACTGATTAATCAGGTACCACCCGTGTTCTGACATCCTCGCCACACCCACACTTCCAGGCTACTGATCCAAGTGAAGGAGCCCTCTCACCACAAAAGAAAACCCCTGGAAATTACACCAGTAAAAACCCTGAGAAACTTCTGGTTCCTAACAGAGAATTTAATACTTAATAAACACTACCTTCTGTTTTTTAACAAGATTTTTCTTCCCCAAGAGATTAAGTTATTTCTAAGGAACACTGAATTCTTTTCTTGTACCTGCCCCTCAAGATCTAACACAATCTGGGCAAAGACAGTACTCTGTAAATATTTCCGTATTTGTTGCTGTTAATGCTTATTTTCTAATACTCCTGAGTAACGTATGGGGTAACAACTGATATAATGCGTCTCTGTGGCTGAATGTCTTATGTATCATTTCCTAACTCAGAGCCATCACGTTTAAACTAAATCtgatacaaataactaaattagCCCAGAGTTCTCTCCAATGTACCTCAAATGATATCATGTAAGACTAGTAGGGGTCAGGAAACCTTTTCTGTAATAGGccagtcagtaaatattttagccttttcAGACTGTCTGTACAGACTCTGTTGTGTATTCTccgtttgttttttgttgtgtttttttaaacgaTCCTTCAAAAATATAAAGACCATTCTTACATCacaggccatacaaaaacaggctgtACTCCACAGTTTACCAACCCTTGGGCTACATGAAAGAGAGAATTATTTAGGAGATACTGGAACGTAGATGAGGATGAGGTAACCTCCacggaaaactttttttttttttttttttgtggccataCCATgcgtcttgcaggatcttagttccctcaccagggatcgaacccaggctcccagcagtggaagcgcagagtcctaaccactggaccgccagggaattccctccatggAGAACTTGAATGGTACTTCTCGTTTTAGACACTAAGCACTAAAAGTGACAGACAACGAATTGGACCCTGAGGTCAAAGGT
Encoded here:
- the SF3B2 gene encoding splicing factor 3B subunit 2 isoform X2 yields the protein MAAEHPEPPKGELQLPPPPPPPGHYGAWAAQELQAKLAEIGAPIQGTREELVERLQTYTRQTGIVLNRPVLRGEDGDKAAPPPMSAQLSGIPMPPPPMGLPPLQPPPPPPPPPPGLGLGFPMAVGPRPPNLGPPPPLRVGDPVALSEEERLKLAQQQAALLMQQEERAKQQGDHSLKEHELLEQQKRAAVLLEQERQQEIAKMGTPVPRPPQDMGQIGVRTPLGPRVATPVGPTPTVLPMGAPVPRPRGPPPPPGDENREMDDPSVGPKIPQALEKILQLKESRQEEMNSQQDEEEMETDTRSSLGHSASETEEDTVSISKKEKNRKRRNRKKKKKPQRVRGASSESSGDRDKESSRSRGSDSPAADVEIEYVTEEPEIYEPNFIFFKRIFEAFKLTDDVKKEKEKEPEKLDKLENSAAPKKKGFEEEHKDSDDDSSDDEQEKKPEAPKLSKKKLRRMNRFTVAELKQLVARPDVVEMHDVTAQDPKLLVHLKATRNSVPVPRHWCFKRKYLQGKRGIEKPPFELPDFIKRTGIQEMREALQEKEEQKTMKSKMREKVRPKMGKIDIDYQKLHDAFFKWQTKPKLTIHGDLYYEGKEFETRLKEKKPGDLSDELRISLGMPVGPNAHKVPPPWLIAMQRYGPPPSYPNLKIPGLNSPIPESCSFGYHAGGWGKPPVDETGKPLYGDVFGTNAAEFQTKTEEEEIDRTPWGELEPSDEESSEEEEEEESDEDKPDETGFITPADSGLITPGGFSSVPAGMETPELIELRKKKIEEAMDGSETPQLFTVLPEKRTATVGGAMMGSTHIYDMSTVMSRKGPAPELQGVEVALAPEELELDPMAMTQKYEEHVREQQAQVEKEDFSDMVAEHAAKQKQKKRKAQPQDSRGGSKKYKEFKF
- the SF3B2 gene encoding splicing factor 3B subunit 2 isoform X1; the protein is MAAEHPEPPKGELQLPPPPPPPGHYGAWAAQELQAKLAEIGAPIQAGTREELVERLQTYTRQTGIVLNRPVLRGEDGDKAAPPPMSAQLSGIPMPPPPMGLPPLQPPPPPPPPPPGLGLGFPMAVGPRPPNLGPPPPLRVGDPVALSEEERLKLAQQQAALLMQQEERAKQQGDHSLKEHELLEQQKRAAVLLEQERQQEIAKMGTPVPRPPQDMGQIGVRTPLGPRVATPVGPTPTVLPMGAPVPRPRGPPPPPGDENREMDDPSVGPKIPQALEKILQLKESRQEEMNSQQDEEEMETDTRSSLGHSASETEEDTVSISKKEKNRKRRNRKKKKKPQRVRGASSESSGDRDKESSRSRGSDSPAADVEIEYVTEEPEIYEPNFIFFKRIFEAFKLTDDVKKEKEKEPEKLDKLENSAAPKKKGFEEEHKDSDDDSSDDEQEKKPEAPKLSKKKLRRMNRFTVAELKQLVARPDVVEMHDVTAQDPKLLVHLKATRNSVPVPRHWCFKRKYLQGKRGIEKPPFELPDFIKRTGIQEMREALQEKEEQKTMKSKMREKVRPKMGKIDIDYQKLHDAFFKWQTKPKLTIHGDLYYEGKEFETRLKEKKPGDLSDELRISLGMPVGPNAHKVPPPWLIAMQRYGPPPSYPNLKIPGLNSPIPESCSFGYHAGGWGKPPVDETGKPLYGDVFGTNAAEFQTKTEEEEIDRTPWGELEPSDEESSEEEEEEESDEDKPDETGFITPADSGLITPGGFSSVPAGMETPELIELRKKKIEEAMDGSETPQLFTVLPEKRTATVGGAMMGSTHIYDMSTVMSRKGPAPELQGVEVALAPEELELDPMAMTQKYEEHVREQQAQVEKEDFSDMVAEHAAKQKQKKRKAQPQDSRGGSKKYKEFKF